The Hyperolius riggenbachi isolate aHypRig1 chromosome 3, aHypRig1.pri, whole genome shotgun sequence genome window below encodes:
- the GCK gene encoding hexokinase-4 isoform X3 → MDVVAMVNDTVATMISCYYEDHRCEVGLIVGTGCNACYMEEMCNVGLVEGEEGRMCVNTEWGAFGDTGEIEDFRLEYDRVVDEGSLNPGQQLYEKMIGGKYMGELVRLVLMKMANENLAFGGEASEKLKTRGSFETQFVSQIEGDSSDFKQTCNILRTLGLQPTLGDCQAVRMACESVSTRAAFMCGAGLAAILHRMHKNRGEDILRITVGVDGSVYKLHPSFKDKFHATVHKLVPDCDITFIQSEEGSGRGAALISAVAYKMACLIGH, encoded by the exons ATGGATGTGGTAGCCATGGTGAATGATACTGTGGCTACAATGATCTCTTGTTACTATGAAGACCATCGCTGTGAAGTTGGCTTGATAGTGG GTACTGGCTGCAATGCATGTTACATGGAGGAGATGTGTAACGTggggctggtggagggagaagagggacgcATGTGTGTCAACACAGAGTGGGGAGCGTTTGGGGACACGGGGGAGATAGAAGACTTCCGACTGGAGTATGATCGCGTGGTGGATGAAGGCTCGCTAAATCCTGGTCAGCAACT CTATGAGAAGATGATTGGTGGAAAGTACATGGGCGAATTGGTCAGGCTGGTCTTGATGAAAATGGCGAATGAGAATTTGGCTTTTGGTGGAGAAGCTTCTGAAAAACTGAAGACAAGGGGAAGTTTTGAAACGCAATTTGTGTCACAGATAGAAGG AGATTCTTCAGATTTCAAACAGACATGCAACATCCTGCGGACACTGGGCCTGCAGCCCACACTGGGGGACTGTCAAGCTGTGCGCATGGCCTGTGAAAGTGTGTCCACACGAGCAGCCTTCATGTGTGGTGCTGGCCTGGCTGCTATTCTCCACCGTATGCACAAAAACCGAGGGGAGGATATCCTGAGGATCACTGTTGGGGTGGATGGATCTGTTTACAAACTGCATCCTAG CTTCAAAGATAAATTTCATGCTACAGTTCACAAATTGGTCCCCGACTGTGACATCACCTTCATCCAATCAGAGGAAGGCAGCGGGCGAGGAGCTGCTCTTATATCGGCTGTGGCATACAAGATGGCCTGTCTTATTGGTCATTAG